In Tenebrio molitor chromosome 1, icTenMoli1.1, whole genome shotgun sequence, the sequence TTATTAGTGAATTAGTTGTTACTAAGCGTTAAATTACTGATATGCACAATTAATGATTATAGATTAAACGCGGAGGTTGATAGCTATCAAGGCTCTTACAGAATTATTAGTATGTATAATGAAATGATTAgtcagtaaaatatgaaagGCTACGGTAAGGTTGCTCTGAAGGAGCGGTTGGAAAAAGGGTAGTGACAAAGTTGAAATTATGGGAATTGTTTGATCATTTGCTTGCCGTTCCTCCTAGTGCAGGTGAACTTAGCTCCTCGGTTATAGCGATTGCTGCAAGTCGTGGCGAGATTCGTAAGTCGGCAAGATGATCGAGATTATTGAGATTGTTGGAATTTGTTGGAATTGTCGAGATAGTCGGGATTTGTTGGACTGAGGTTGTTAGGCTTGTTGAGATAGTTGGAATTTGTTGGACTGAGGTTGTTGGGGCTGAGGTTGTTGGGCTGAGGTTGTTGGGCTGAGGTTGTTGGcaagggcgtagcaatgattttttgctggggtgggccagattttaaaccacagacaaatgatagatagatattgcagatgtatcttgtttttaatgtgttttacttttattctggggtgggccagaaggattctggggtgggccggGCCCACCTGCCCCCCCCCTTTGCTACGCCCTTGGTTGTTGGGCTGAGGTTGTTGGGCTGAGGTTGTTGGGATattctacaaaataaaaaaatctgctGTAAAGAGGCGATATCTAATATCATCCGCATATACCTCTTGGCAGAGAAAATACCTAACGGGTAGTTATCGACTGGAAAACCAGAATATTCGCTCTATTGTGCCCAAGACTGCTGATGATGGTCAATGCCTAAAAGAGTATCGTGAGGGCGCGGTGATTTTATGCGAGAGACACATACCTCTAATGCCTATATCCGTAAGATCCTCCAAATGGAGCTGCAGGGTACAAGGCGCGGTAATTCTAAACAGACGGTATACCTTGACCCTTGAAGACTATGGTACTTTGGAAATCCCAATCTAATGGTAAAGTTTGTCCAAAATAACCACTTCAGATACGGCACAGGTTAGCGTCTCTGTTTTCTGACAGGCAAGATTTTTTTagaataacaaattaaaaaaaaagaaaggtcCGTTGCTAACCATGGATTTCTTGATGTTGCAAAAACCAaacgatagaaaaaaaaatagtgacaATGTTGCAAAAACCAaacgatagaaaaaaaaatagtgacatatttccaatggttcaggagttataaatttttttttgtaatttgcctccattttgattctctaatagacatattaacgaacgctacgtcatcatctgggatgtccttatagccattatttcacggaacattttacgaaaatttttaggttggcaaaacttgattcgtcatgcgtgtcagtttaaattacaaaatgtgcaaagaattatttatcaggatttatcaagcaacaaattcgcgaccgtatttttgggaatttcacgtatttcagcgggcgtacatgaaagattatctttcatattcgtgttttgtgacagaatttggataaaacaaaaggcgactttgaagacttgatcaaattttcacttttaaaattaagacattaccaaccgccacgaaaatccctaaatcgaagaaagtaaacatttttgtttaaaaacggcttaaaaagggcaaattacaaaaaatagtataaaaaactcgtttcataagaccttgaagcactcattctttaaaataactcgtggctaagccactcgttttttaatcttgaattcgtgcttcaagactggtcttatgaaactcgtcttttaatatactataatgAAACCCTGCAACCACGgtttttgcgaaaaagatgGCATAGGTCAAAAATGgtgacagataagtattgacaaaggacgttctaaactcaaaatttaacgtataatcgaaatttaaaatcaaaatggggcctttctattaaaaaaaaacaagatggagtcgatttccggtatttccggaagtatcgccaatctgaaaatattttatttgaacttggagcagtCCATTATAGTCGGCTACAAATTTTCATATTcatacgattttgggaaatcagaaagtttatAGTGTAGgtagactacgtccactgatagaatgcattttttaaatatccttagataacaaaatccccaaaccataacattaaaaatattatttaagaaagtatcatagattgtgttggtaacatcttgaagcattcgcgccactgattctcattggttgttatgaaacctacgcgaaaaataaattatactatgacatttcaaatttgaaattgtcagttctgtcaaagtagtttaagcatttagatttgcgatttttcatctttagagctttgtttcacgattctctggttttaaaagttattagttttgatcttgttgctgttttgatctgttccgttgcgattttttgtagattttttaaaatttgtgaagtgagttcgtgcctcaagaatctaattacaaacatcgaaaatgatacagaggtaatttttgttcatgcatgaaataggagtacatattaaataatctcttgcttttgtttagccatttccgaaaaaagctgggtcttttaatttcattagccagctttttcggaaattcgaaaatgtattgtgggttgcattttttattccgtcgggcacattattactcgtgaaataccctgtattaataaaacctaataggtatattactcctactgtactgaagttttctttcatctttcctaagtgcaaacatgcagaataataataaaacatcacgtgtaaacctgctctttccatttttttaaatttcacgacggatctatttgttgtagcgtagagtgaacatttttagtaacatttatatcaagcaatctatgagtggacagagtttataGTTAATaaaggtattttcatattttgtggcggaaacaaaagaccgagaaatgtcacaaaattgtattgtcagtgtcaaatttctcataaacgccgtaaacaggaatgtctaggtaaatttaaattttcgctagtTAAATAGATTgagaaaataaattctaaggaaaccaatttttgtcagtgcttcaaacgtattacaaattatgtctctagttcgacgattaataactttttgattttttaacgatgacctcacttgctctccggacatcgggaatatcttgatcgcgattttttattgatttcagtcgtttattttcaacggaaagttaagtgttgaacaaatctgacaaacagcagcaaatgtagacaagatcgaagatgatgcttcacaattttaaggcTAACACAAGCACGATTTTGCAGgcacttccggacatcgggcatatcttgattgcgattttttattgatttcattcatttattttcaacggaaagttaagcgttgaacaaatctgacaaacaacattgaaacaattttttttcacaaacaacggttgacatgacgacgtcctccgcacacttattaatcattcggttttttcgatggcgttgaaaaaaatgtatttcaaaaagataattgtgaacgaatcgtagagatattaccaaaaactattgtacaatacacgtccgttagggcctttacagcctcgccagtattattcgactcgttctgcgagctcgtctcacaaaatctctgactcggcagtaaaggctatcctaacggacttctactgtaaaatacatactattcttattgccaatttgctgcatttctgtcgaaatcacaaacgtctttgagaaatttgacactgacaatacaaatttgtgacatttctcagtcttttgtttccgccatcaaatatgaaaatatctctaacACGTTTAGCCTAGGGTGGTATACAATGCCgtttttttaacgctggccatagggatttacatgctAAAAAGTTTAAGGTCTGTTAATGAGCTTTTTAGtaggaatttttaagtgaaatttggtAGGATATTAGATTTACGACCAGTTtgtagaaagagaattaattatttaattcgaattaaattttaatgcgtgattaacccatgaatccgaaacttcgattggttcaatctggtcacgtgttcagttaatctcgcatttgattgcgattaagttaatttcgcttctgtaaactggccctaagattagtattttataaatcaatttcagttCGGCCCAtcgtacaaaacaaaacaatcacggaattagagcaaaaataggtttattaaatttaccacgTAGCTTGCCAAGTAGGCTGACGTAATGTAAACTCAACAAACGTCAGacagtaataattttcaatggaCACCTTTTCAATAAAGAAatgattgaattaaaaaatgtgcagttttatttcataaacataaaacataggaaATCATAATtgcatcaaaataaataaaactgggtAATTCAACAATATGaaactattttaattatttttgaattttcatttcataaattgttcaaACTGTCTGCAAGACACTAACCGAGACgatcataaaaaaattgtcgaaCATTTTGTAACTGTCTAACGATTACAAAACTTTCTGGGCaagaaataatgtaataaattaaaagtatttttctttaaattaattccgtaattattttattctgtagtataaaataaacttaaattgatttataaaatactaaataatctaatattctgccaaatttcacttaaaaattcctgctaTAAAGCATATTAACACGATCCAAAGTTTTTgtcatgtaaatccctattgccagcgttaaaaaaaggcaCTGTATAAGAGAAAGTAGGCTCGATCGTGGTTCCTAGGGGAGTGTTTGAGAGTTAGATTTGAGTTGGCAACCTGGGCttcacaaaatttgtgaagGTAATTCAAGCAAATTCAAATACCTAGTTAAcattttcgtatcccacctccacccggcggcacggcaattttgccggattacatacactattacggataatactatcaagtaatagtgcagtgcttatcaacataattaccggcgtctcgcctccacattttgacttttttgtgttttatgttctgtgtcaatgttaaggaatttcctcacgatgtgacatgagtataataatatacctttttgaatttcaaccaccaatgtgttctctaagtccaaaatttttaaatttttaaaaagagattgcggtactattcctgttgctgaaattataaatggtaaaatcgaaattttttccaaacaccaaagatttctcatagcaacggagagttctaaatatttattaatttttgtattatatgtctgtgttatattgtgtgaatttggaacagctatatctaaaagatatgcttgcttttgttgtttatttaaaataataatgtctggtctgttatgctgaatgtgaatgtcagttaaaactgtgcgatcaaaatataatttgtaacatactatttatattttattttcactccagaaattttccttgccctttagttatactaagacattgacgcgaccttgaaacacaacaagagagaaaaaagggcatttgcacaaggtttcaATGGTGGGAAActatctaggaggacgccctaaggctgtctagccagaaaaaacgcgaaaattccagaagtaggaaaagtaaacaattacccACCCTTCTGTTATGCTTTGTCCATGTAACAGTTAAAATCACTCATGTGATGTGATGTCATGTTGACAAGATTCTCTGCAAAATTCAGAATCTCTGGACCACTTCTTAACCACATAAAATAAAGATGCCGATACGAATTATATCTTACATTTAATCTATTCTAttagaaacaaattttattgcacagTCGTCTAATTCTTAAATGCAAAAAGCAGCACCAACCAAATTTCACTATTTGTCAATAAATTCATTGATAAACAGTTTTTCATTTATCATTTACTTTATTTACAGTAATTTACTCGGGATAagcatcaaaattaaattaaacgtcGTTACAAAATATGTTTTCGTCACTTCCATTGCAAGTCTCTTGCAGTTTGGTAGTTTCATGATTTAGTTGATTAatctgaaaaatataaaattatttaattaattattaaaaacttaGTGCCATTATACTTACTCTTTGTTCTAAAATCGAAATGTTTTCCTCCAGAGAGAGTATGGTGTTTAGTTCTTTTATTGTACAGGCGCTCGTATAGctctgtaaaaaaaattaaaaatatatgttaataaattttatcggATCAAGATCAAATGTAATTTGATAACAAAACTAAACTAAGTGCCTATTTTATATTGACGTTACCTATCTTTCATTGAATATAATTTTCTTTGACGACACACACAGTGCGgattttatttcgctgaacatCAACACTATATTaaccctatgttcagtttaaaaaaaatcatgtcaATGCATTACAAGTAATTACAACATATCCAAGCAACATGGAAACGCATGTtcagagaaataaaatccttACGGTATAAGACATGACTTGACTACGTTAAGCATGTTGCTAATTTACTCACCTGACGTCGATTAGCAATCTGTTGGAATTTACTTGATAGTTCGTCTATATTTTGTTTCTTATTATTACAACTATTACGTATTCCAACAACTTTTTCGGATGCACTGCTTTGAAGGTGATCGTATTGTCTCCTTCTTTCTATTGTTATATTTTCAATACTTTGTTGTTTCAGTCTTGCATTAtctaatttttcttgtaatttacatctttcttcttctttaaaCTTGATATGCTTATTTAATATATCAATCTTATTTTCTAATTCAGGCATCTAAAATtcacaataataataacacaTCTAATATTATCAAGCAAAATGTAACAAACCCTATTCTCTAGGTAAAACTTTTCCttctctaattttttaatttcttctacaATTTCattatcttgatttttattctTACCCAACCATAATACTCCCATCTTAGATAACTTAACACTTCCCTCTGCCTTTCGTGACTTGTTTGTACTATTCTGATTCTGTGAAAATAAATGCATCAACAAAGCTAAAATATAATTCTCAAACTCCTCACCTGGTTACGTGTGTGAAGTTCTGCTTTCATCGCTtgcaattgttttttaatattagcAAATTCGGAAGTATACTGACTCTCTAACAATTTCCCCCCAATCAGTTTCTCCTGTAGACGTGAAATAGTTTCAGGCTTTGTTTTGGTCAACATTTCTTTGTCCTTTTCCAGTTCGTCTCTTATCTGTCGTAGTTCTCGAATTAAGGCCCACTTTTCCGCCGCCTCTAAGCGAACGTGGATCAACTCGTCTTGTAAACATTTTATCATTTCGTTTTTCACTTGCAGCTCCTCGTCGATCgacatattttcatttaacgAGCACGAAACGGCCGAGTTCTATAAATATACACAATCAATTGGTTCGACCCCTCACATCCCGCAGGTACCTACCGAATTTTCTAACACTTGAGACACTGACATGATTTGCTCGTTGGTCGAGGCCAGTTCATGAAGTTTTTGTTCGTTCAATTGTCGTATTGTGTTCAAATCCTTTCGTAAAGTTGTGtttatttcatctttttcggcTCTGGTTACCTGACACGAGATAATATGCTCCGCGAGCATTTTGCACTCGCCGTCCAAGTAGTCACATTTTTCCTTCAGGTACATATTGCGAAACACGGCACGCTGAAAGTAGGTTAACGTGTTTATGGTTTGAAAGTAAAATTCGGAAATGTGCTTACCATTAACTCTACCTTTTGATCGTGCACTTTGTTTAGGAACATTTCTGTGAACACATCGTTTCAAAAACGAGTTGCAACAATAACACAATTATTATCGTAATAATTCTTATCAGGTATTTGAAACAGGTCAACAGGTGTATATCTCCAAGCATTATGACGCAAATTTATGATATGAATCATCAATATCGGCGATGATGTAATTTCATTCAGGTCGTAAATGAACATTGAAACATCTGTTGATACAAATATATTTAAAGAATACAAAGAAGCAAAAACAATACCTAAAAAGAGAATAATCTTTAGACATATCAAAAGAACCACAATTATACATATTGCaacatcaattatttattgctGTAGTATACATTATTGAaaataagttaaaatttttaacaaacataaatcgaaaatatacatattacaaaaataaaaacaattaatccACACCAATAAAAATGTGCAGTATGCCTTTCTAGagtatttatcatttttttaaatttatatctaaaaataaaacacttcgATGTTTAACGGTGGAATGTTTTAGCTAAAAttacacaaattattgcaaccAATTATATTATAGCACCTATAAATAGGTAATGAATGGGAAAGAGGCGCTGTCGGTAGCAGTTTTTTTCGCTTAAACCAGTCTGCAAATTATGCACTCAAAAAATACTGTTTCAACGAGTTTTGCGCagcaaaatataattattatgaaCAGCCATTTCAGTTTAATACTACTAGTTTAACACAGATAGAATATTAGAAAATCTAATCTAACATCTTCTAATTTTCTCACTAATTCATAAGTTAATCTCTAGTTACATATTCCAAGAAAAAGTCCTACTACAGGTTATGCataaaatacacaaaattgcacACTATAAAATCGATTAAGTACATGAACCAagaattacaataaaatatattatccttaaaagaaaataataaattataaatctacacaatgtaaatgcaccatATATTCGGTTTCCTCGTCCATCGCGAGGACTCGAAGACGTTAATTACAAAATCCAGTTATGTTGAGGACCTTTCAAAAGTATATAGGCAAAAAGTACTACAAAATCTTATCCTACATTGAACTAGTTCCTAATAATTCAGTCGTGTTGTCAGACCTTTGAAGCACACATTTCGTCGTGAGCATCTAAAGTAGTGTGCGTGTTCATGTTGGGATCAAGTTCAGTTTTGCCGTCGCTTTTTAAACTGGGGTTGTGACATAATTCACTAAAATTAAGCTCGGATTTGGAGGTAGGAGACTCGACTATGTTCAATCTGAGGGAAGGATCGTCCAATCTGATCTTGGTATCGTCATCGGTGCTGTCGATGGATGACGACCTCTCCGACGGCAAACGACCACCCCCGGCGATTATCCGTCTCTTGAAGGATTCCAATCTCATGACCTGccattaaaaacaaacactAGAAAGTGACGGGCTATCaagttgttttgttttctGGGGAATACAAATTATAACTCGAAAACCATGTAGCAGACCATCAAATTACATGAAATCATAACGAAATGTGTAAATGAATGTCGCATCTTAAAAAGTATGCTGTTCAAAGTTTGCTACCAAAAGTATTCAATGTTTAAAGCAATACAGAAGTGAAGTGTCCAATAATCACACAGAGtatgaaatatttaacaacAATACAATTATGTTAGAACCATTTATAAGCAAAAATACGTCTTCGTGTCGTCTAGAGTTTCATCTCCAAAGGGCAAAGCTCAACAGATCGGAATTGGtgattttagtttatttaCGCTTATTTCATCAAAGATGTATTTTTGCTAGGATAATATGACAACATCTTGCAGATTACAACATCTCAGCTACAACCAACCATGCAACAACTCGAAAATGTAGAAACTACTCCAAAGCTACATCAGTATTCACTTACTCGAGCCATTTCCAAGGCTCAGTATCCGGACTGGTGATAGGCGTGGGAAACTAAATAAATATCATTAGCACAATCACTCTATCTCATATTAGTCTCAAGGTTAAGCAATGTTATGTACAGGAAGACACGTCAGTATGAAGCAAAAGCGAGtgcttttttgaaacttttgtGTAAAACGTGATAAAACCACCCAGTTTGTATCAATAAAATTACTTTCGGTTACCTCAGCCTGAAGATCAGCTACTTTGTCCTGCAATTCTCTAACTCGGTCGCTGTCGTCAACCGACTGAATTCTAAGCTCTCCTTCCGTGGCAATTTCCTGGCTCTAAAAAAATACACCGTTTTTCACTTAGACTCAATAACAGACGCGAAGTACCTTCAGTTCTAGTTGACTAATTTTTTGCGTAAGCTCGGCGATGGCTTGAGTCTTTTCGGCATCACTGATGCGAGCCTTCATCAACTCGTCTTGCATTTTGCTCTCCAAGTCGGAGTAGCGTCTGTGTTCTTCGAGCAGTCGAGCCGCGGCGTCGCGATCCCTCAATTCGGCTTTTTCCAGTTCGTCTCTCTGTTTCTTGATTTCTTCGTCCTGCCGTCTCAACTGGTTCGTACTCACTTGTACCTGAGTTTCCAGCTCCATCACTTTAAGTCTCAACTCTTTGACCTCGGTCAGAGTCTCCATTTCTCTTATCCTAGTGGTCATAAGCTCGTCTTCTAATTTCTGCGTTTCGTTATTTCGATTTTcccaaaacaataatttttttggagtACTGTGGAGCTCTCCCGATGAGGTTGGTTCTTGTTTGTGCTCCTGGAGGTGCCTCTGCCACTGATTGCTAAGTTCTGAAACTCTTTGTCGAAGATCTTTCAAAGAGAGATTAGCCTCAGCTTCGCGCAATTTTACGGCGATCAGCTCTTCCTGAAGATGTGCAACACTGTTATCGGGAGTGATCTCGCGCAAAGTCTTCTTATCTTCTTCTAATTCATGGATTCTCGCCCTTAAGTCGCGAATGAGAGCGTCGTTCTCGGCTTCTCTCAACCTCACCTTCACCAGCTCTTCTTGAAGACACTCGATCATTTCTTCTCTTTGTTGCAATTGTTCTTGCTTCAGAGAAATTTCGTCAATGGAAGACTGCCTTGACGTGTgctaaaacaaatttttagaaTGTTAATTAAATATCAAGGAAAAACTTACAGTTTCTTCCATCATCAATGAcaaagacctaattttttcgTTCGCTAAAGCAAGCTGGTGTGTTGTTTCCAAATGAGTGTGCCGCAACACATCCAGTTCTCTTTGTACCACAAAAGTAGTTTCCTCTTCTTCAGCTCGACTCACTTGTCCTCGCACCAAACGGTCGGCCAACGCTTTGCTTTCTTCTTCCAACATTTCGCATCGATGCCTCAACTGTTTATTTTCTGTTCTTAA encodes:
- the LOC138134841 gene encoding ecotropic viral integration site 5 ortholog-like, translated to MFLNKVHDQKVELMRAVFRNMYLKEKCDYLDGECKMLAEHIISCQVTRAEKDEINTTLRKDLNTIRQLNEQKLHELASTNEQIMSVSQVLENSNSAVSCSLNENMSIDEELQVKNEMIKCLQDELIHVRLEAAEKWALIRELRQIRDELEKDKEMLTKTKPETISRLQEKLIGGKLLESQYTSEFANIKKQLQAMKAELHTRNQNQNSTNKSRKAEGSVKLSKMGVLWLGKNKNQDNEIVEEIKKLEKEKFYLENRMPELENKIDILNKHIKFKEEERCKLQEKLDNARLKQQSIENITIERRRQYDHLQSSASEKVVGIRNSCNNKKQNIDELSSKFQQIANRRQSYTSACTIKELNTILSLEENISILEQRINQLNHETTKLQETCNGSDENIFCNDV
- the Evi5 gene encoding ecotropic viral integration site 5 ortholog isoform X2, with amino-acid sequence MHSMVLQKLVSSRYWYTRRPRKRSGGSLSCLVVESDGGCYSAMPPTAMRLESPPCNNNNNASGAELELLAKLEEANRLYESDAKSLNSLSGASGHSRKSSDTSQISLTSGTSSTQDRPEDCGEEDLWTTWGRIVNDWENNWKKQNAQIKELVRKGIPLHFRAIVWQLLCSAAEAPEKKSYAEYIKMPEEEAFAVLVKIMQDYRMRDMFKPSMAELGLCMYQLENLVAEYLPELNQHFQSQNFHTSMYASSWFLTLFTTALSLPLACRIMDVFLSEGMEIIFKVALAMLTLGKDELMSLDMEGMLKFFQKELPTRAEADPEGLMQSAYSMKYNSKRMKKLEKEYNVIKTKEQEEMAELKRLRTENKQLRHRCEMLEEESKALADRLVRGQVSRAEEEETTFVVQRELDVLRHTHLETTHQLALANEKIRSLSLMMEETHTSRQSSIDEISLKQEQLQQREEMIECLQEELVKVRLREAENDALIRDLRARIHELEEDKKTLREITPDNSVAHLQEELIAVKLREAEANLSLKDLRQRVSELSNQWQRHLQEHKQEPTSSGELHSTPKKLLFWENRNNETQKLEDELMTTRIREMETLTEVKELRLKVMELETQVQVSTNQLRRQDEEIKKQRDELEKAELRDRDAAARLLEEHRRYSDLESKMQDELMKARISDAEKTQAIAELTQKISQLELKSQEIATEGELRIQSVDDSDRVRELQDKVADLQAEVMRLESFKRRIIAGGGRLPSERSSSIDSTDDDTKIRLDDPSLRLNIVESPTSKSELNFSELCHNPSLKSDGKTELDPNMNTHTTLDAHDEMCASKV
- the Evi5 gene encoding ecotropic viral integration site 5 ortholog isoform X1 — encoded protein: MHSMVLQKLVSSRYWYTRRPRKRSGGSLSCLVVESDGGCYSAMPPTAMRLESPPCNNNNNASGAELELLAKLEEANRLYESDAKSLNSLSGASGHSRKSSDTSQISLTSGTSSTQDRPEDCGEEDLWTTWGRIVNDWENNWKKQNAQIKELVRKGIPLHFRAIVWQLLCSAAEAPEKKSYAEYIKTKSPCEKVIRRDIARTYPEHDFFKEKDGLGQESLFNVIKAYSLHDREVGYCQGSGFIVGLLLMQMPEEEAFAVLVKIMQDYRMRDMFKPSMAELGLCMYQLENLVAEYLPELNQHFQSQNFHTSMYASSWFLTLFTTALSLPLACRIMDVFLSEGMEIIFKVALAMLTLGKDELMSLDMEGMLKFFQKELPTRAEADPEGLMQSAYSMKYNSKRMKKLEKEYNVIKTKEQEEMAELKRLRTENKQLRHRCEMLEEESKALADRLVRGQVSRAEEEETTFVVQRELDVLRHTHLETTHQLALANEKIRSLSLMMEETHTSRQSSIDEISLKQEQLQQREEMIECLQEELVKVRLREAENDALIRDLRARIHELEEDKKTLREITPDNSVAHLQEELIAVKLREAEANLSLKDLRQRVSELSNQWQRHLQEHKQEPTSSGELHSTPKKLLFWENRNNETQKLEDELMTTRIREMETLTEVKELRLKVMELETQVQVSTNQLRRQDEEIKKQRDELEKAELRDRDAAARLLEEHRRYSDLESKMQDELMKARISDAEKTQAIAELTQKISQLELKSQEIATEGELRIQSVDDSDRVRELQDKVADLQAEVMRLESFKRRIIAGGGRLPSERSSSIDSTDDDTKIRLDDPSLRLNIVESPTSKSELNFSELCHNPSLKSDGKTELDPNMNTHTTLDAHDEMCASKV